Part of the Microcebus murinus isolate Inina chromosome 19, M.murinus_Inina_mat1.0, whole genome shotgun sequence genome, AGCCCAGAGGCTCTGGTGGAACAAGGCATTGAGAGCATGGACTCTGACCTCCTACTGCTGGGCTGCAGCCCTGGCCTCCCACCCCCAGAGAGGGCAAGccacataacctctctgtgcctcagtttccccctccaTGGCGGGCTAGTACTGATGCCTACTCAGAGAGTTGCTGTCAGCACATGCTAAGCAGTCAGaatggcacctggcacacagcgaGAAAGCGGCGGATGTTAGCCGgtgtcattatcattatcattggCACAGCAGAGCTGGATTCTGGGCAGCTTCTCAGTTTGGTCAGTGGCAGGAAAGGTCCCAGGGGTGCCTTGTACCCTGCCTCCATCTCCCTGGAGTCATGCCACATGGTGGGAAAGAACCCTGACTATAGTGTCCAGCCACATTCCCACACTCACTCCCGGGGTAGCTCTGAGAAGGTTCCTgaccctctgagcctcagtttccttgtctgtccAGTTAGAATAATCCTGCTCAGTGGTCTCCATTGCCATCAGCCTTCCTGAGGGCCCTTTGCTAGGGGCACTGTTCTGGGGCGTGGGGAGGACACTAACTGCTGCTGTTTTCCCGGCAGAGTGGGAAGCTGTGGGGCGGCCGGTTTGTGGGTGCAGTGGACCCCATCATGGAGAAGTTCAATGCGTCTATTGCCTACGACCGGCAGCTGTGGGAGGTGGACGTGCAGGGCAGCAAGGCCTACAGCAGGGGCCTGGAGAAGGCGGGACTCCTCACCAAGGCCGAGATGGCCCAGATACTCCAAGGCCTGGACAAGGTACTCACCACGTGCCAGGCCCCACTCAAGGCCCCCTCTCTGCAGGCCCAGGCTCCTACCAAATCCCCGAGCAAAGGTTGCAGTGTCCCAGGCCTGTGGTTTCATGTAGCAGTAATTGTAGACTTACAGAGGTGCTGTTTAACCACGTGCTATGGTAGCTATGTtatctcttcatcttttttttctgagacaaggttggcagtgttgcccaggctgaagtgcagcctcaaactcccacactcaagctatcctcctgcctcagccccaggaagctgggattgtaggcatgcACCAGGacgtcctgctaattttttgtagagatggggtctcactatgttggtcaggctggtctcgaactcctggccttaagtgatcctcctgcctctgccttacCCTTCATCCTTTAGTGATCCCTGTGGTCTCCATGTAGCCCCAGGTGGCACATGGGTAAAGGTGTGCTGGGTCTGAGATGCTCACTCGGTGGTAGGGGCTGTGGCAGTCCTTTCCCCAGGTGCACTCCTAGGGCTCAGCTCCTGCGTGGGGACAGTCAGTTGTCAGGGAGAGTGTAGGACCAAGGCCAGAGCCCTTGAGGCTGCCAGTGCCTGCCCATCTGACCTCAGGGTTGCTGCCATCTGCTCTAGGTGGCTGAAGAATGGGCCCAGGGCACCTTCAAGCTAAACCCCAATGATGAGGACATCCACACTGCCAACGAGAGACGCCTGAAGGTATGCGCCCTCCCCCCCAACTGCCTTCTGCCTTCCTGGCCTTCCCTCTCCACCTTGCCCTGGGTGCTTCAAGCATAAGCACCATCATTCTGTCCCCGTCGCCACTGGCAGAGAGCAGGCAAGACCTCAGAATAGGACGCCTCCGCAGAGATGGCGAGAGCCCAGGCAGGACctggggtggggaaggtgggCGACAGGGCTGGTGAGGAACTGCGCTGCCTGGGTCGGCCCCTCGGGCCGTGGGTGTGCAGTCCCTgacccgccctcctccccgcaCCCGCAGGAGCTCATCGGTGAAACTGCAGGGAAGCTGCACACGGGACGCAGTCGGAATGACCAGGTGCTGCCAgctcccctgctccctgctccccaccttcCCAGCCTGGCACCACCCCCTGactgccaccccctccccgccaCAGGTGGTCACAGACCTCAGGCTGTGGATGCGGCGGACCTGCTCCACTCTCTCGGCCCTCCTCTGGGAGCTCATCAGAACCATGGTGGATCGGGCAGAGGCGTGAGTGCCCTGTGGACACCCGGGGGCAGAGAGGGGCCTGAGGGTAGCCAGGGTGTCCTGTCCCCTGAGGCAGGTGGCCTGAACCCCAGACCCAGGTGGCAGGGGTGAACTGGGGGTGGCTCCAGGCAGACAGTCAGGAGTGGGCATTTCCTAACTCAGCAGGCGAGGAAACCTCAGCCTTTGAGGatgggagggcaggaggctgagccaCCAAGCAATGCCCGGAGGCCAGAGGACATGGGCTGGCTGTGCCTGGAGCAGCCAAGGTCACCCTTCAGCCTCATTCAAACTTGGCTTCCATGACCCGATGTCTTTGGGGCTGGCTCTGCTCTTTGCAGACCCGGCCAAGGAGCCGCTGAGAAGTCCCTAGGTGGTGTCAGAGACAGGCTGACCCCTCGTTGCCACCAATTCCCTGTGACCTCCCTTTCTCAGACCTCAGCCACCAGGGGGGAATAAGGGCACAAGAATTGTCACCCTGGGAGGTGAGGTAGGGGCTGCTAGGAGGAATAGGGAGCAGCTGCTAGAGTTCGGGGTTTCTCTATGGGctgatgaaaatgtcctaaaatggattgtggtgatggttgtacactAAAGTGTACACTTAGGGTAAATTGTATTGTGAATTagatctcaataaagctgtttattttttaaaaaaaaacaagtggctgagtgcggtggctcacgcctctaatcctagcactcagggaggctgaggtgggaggatcactcaaggtcaggagttcaaaaccagccagagcaagagcaagaccccgtctctactaaaaaatggaaagaaattaattggccaactaaaaatatatagaaaaaattagccaggcatggtggtgcatgcctgtagtcccagctactcgggaggctgaggcaggaggatcgcttgagcccaggagtttgaggttgccgtgagctaggctgacaccacagcactctagcccaggcaacagagtgagactctgtctcaaaaaacaaataaatagataaaaaaacaacaaaactaccATCACCCAcagcacccctgcccctgccctgcctacTTTAATGTGCCCTAGCTTTTTCCCGGGTCCTCAGGAGCCTCTCGTGTGTTCACGTGGGCAGCCTCCCGCTACCAGGCGGTACCCGCCCTGGGCCTCCTCCCCTGTTCTGGTCCCTGCTCAGAGCTGCCTAGTGACGAGGCCCAGGCTCAGGGTGTAACCCTCACCTGGTCCTGGCAAAGCCTCCCGGGGAGGCCCCACAGCCCCGGCCTGGTTATTGGATCACACCCCCCCTTCTGGCCTCTTTTCTCTTTAGACCTGTTTGTCCCCAAGAGATGGCTCCCTCGTGCAGGCAGAGCCTTGCGGGCCTGCCCTGCTCTTCCCTGGAGTGCCCAGGCCAGGAGGGTCCCGGCTGTGCCAGGCAGGCCTTGCCAGAGCCTCCAGCTGAGCCCCTGCCTGACCCTAGCCCCTCAGGCCTCCTGCCACTTCTCTTCCCCCACAGGGAACGTGACGTCCTCTTCCCAGGGTACACACACCTGCAGAGGGCACAGCCCATCCGCTGGAGCCACTGGATCCTGAGGTGAGCAGGGTGCGGTGCCAGGGCCCCGTGATGGATCCGTGATGGGGGGAGGACCCACTCCCCGCCCCGGGCTGCCCTGACCCTCCCGGCCCTGGCGTCCCACAGCCACGCCGTGGCACTGACCCGAGACTCCGAGAGGCTGCTGGAGGTGCAGAAGCGGATCAACGTCCTGCCCCTGGGGAGGTGAGTGAGACCCCAGTGCCCGAgggcctggtgggggtgggggtcgcTGCTACCTAGTCAGCATGGCCCTCTGGGGACGGACAGAACAGAAGCCGAGAAGGACAGAGCACGACAGAAAGCTGGTAGTCAGCCAGGAGGAGGACCCTGCAGGGACCTCCAGCTCTCTCTAAGATGGGGACAACCCAGCCCGCAAATGTGCGTGAGCAGGGCCAGAGCTCTCCAGAAAGGCTCCCGGAGAGCCCAGCACCCTGCCCACAACCTGCCATTTCCCTGCGTGGGGACAAGTGTTCTGGCACCAGAGGTGACTGGGCCAGGGGAGTGGCTGAGCTCTAGGCCGTAGCCCTGCTAACCAGGCTTGGTTCTGGGTGTGCATGCCTGTGagtgcatgtatgcatgtgtgtgtatgtgtgtgtgtgtcagggccCGCCTGCTGTGAGCCCTGTCACTGTGAACCCCTGTCCCTGCAGCGGGGCCATTGCGGGCAATCCTCTGGGTGTGGACCGGGAGCTGCTGCGAGCAGGTAAggctccctgctccccctccctgggGAGAGTCACCCTCAGCACCCGCCAGGTCTCGCAGACACAcaggagacagggcaggggctcCTTGGTGGAACCTTCATTTATTGGGTCTGGGCACTGAGGCTGTCCAGGCAAGGGCTTGCCTGTGGCAGGggttccttcctccttcctgggaCCTCTGCAGGGGATCCCCCACCTCCTGCTATCCTTGATCCTCTTCCCTGAGAGGGGCTCAGCAGGAGGTGGCTGGGCAGCCTGGGTAGGGTAGGGGCGGCCACTCCTCGCCCTCCAGCCTAGCCCcgcttcctccccacccccagaactGAACTTTGGGGCCATCACGCTTAACAGCATGGATGCCACCAGTGAGCGAGACTTTGTGGGTGAGTCTTGGGGCCCAGACCCTGCACGGTGCCGCACCTCTGTCCCCCAGCCTGGCTTCTCTCCAGGCTCCTCCCACCCCGTCTGGTCAGGCTAGGAGGGGAACAAGCGAGGCCTGGTGCCTGAgagcctgccctccctcccaagCCGAGTTCCTGTTCTGGGCTTCGCTGTGCATGACCCACCTCAGCAGGATGGCCGAGGACCTCATCCTCTACGGCACCAAGGAGTTCGGCTTTGTGCAGCTCTCAGATGCCTACAGGTATGGCTCGAGCTGCCACCGGCCCTGTCCCACACCCCGGCACAGCCTCCTCTCTCCCTACCCCACCGCTTGCTCAGAACTGGACAGTGTGCTGCttggcctgccctgccccccacaccaGCTGACCAGCCGAGGGGCAGGCGGGCCCCTTCAGTCCCAGcatctctgtccccagcaccGGAAGCAGCCTGATGCCCCAGAAGAAAAACCCAGACAGCCTGGAGCTGATCCGGAGCAAGGCCGGGCGTGTGTTTGGGCGGGTGAGCAGGGCAGAGGGGCTAGGCCTCTGGGCTGACCCGGTGGGTCCTGAGGGGACTCCCAGGACAGGCTCCAGGGTCCCAGCTCCTGAGCATCCCTCTCCTGCAGTGTGCCGGGCTCCTGATGACCCTGAAGGGACTCCCAAGCACCTACAACAAGGACCTGCAGGTGCGAGGCTGGGGCGGTGGGTGAGGGCCCCACTGCCTGCAACCACATGCCAGTTCTTAGCCCAGGCCGGGAGCCCCCCAGAATTGCCACCTCCCATCCTGTGCACACAGCTCTATGGCCACCCTCAGAGCCCTCTGCCCTTGCTTAGTTGGGGTGCTGAGTGTTCCGAGTAGAAGGCAGTGGGGATGCCTCGGACGGGATAGGGCTCTGGTGACAGGTGCCAGGGGGGCTGCTGAGTCCTCACTTCCTGCTACGTGTCCCCAGGAAGACAAGGAAGCTGTATTTGAAGTGTCAGACACCATGAGTGCCGTCCTCCAGGTGGCCACTGGCGTCATCTCTACGCTGCAGGCAAGACACGCCCCCCCCCCCTGTCTTCCTGCCTAGGCCCTAGAACCAGGGATGGGCCTGCCAGGGGGGTGATCTTGGGGTGAGGCAGGGTCGGGCTGGAAGGCCTGGGATAGGACAGGGGTATGTGCTTGTTCCTGCTCCTGGGGAAGGGTCAAAAGCTGCTAGAGTCGAATAGAAGTGCATTGGAGAGGGGCCCAGGTTACATCAACTGGCCAGGCCAGATTGcttttttactcatttattatgAGTAATTTCAGTATACAACAGAGAATGCACAATGAAGCCTCTGTACCGACCCCCAGCTTCAACCATAACCCCTTGTGGCCATTCTTGCTGCGGCTGTCTTTACCCACACCCCTTCCCACTCATCCCCATTTGGAAGCAAATTCCCATCATCACATTGTTTCGTTCCTAAATAGCTCAGGATGTGTCTCTAAAGCACCAGTTCTCGAAGCATGGTCCCCAGCCTAgtggcatcagcatcacctgagaacttctGAGAAATGCAATCCTAAGCCCCCCACTCCAGACTACCGAGTCAGAGACTATGGTAGTGGGGCCagcaatttgtattttaataaatccTCAGGTAATTCCGATGCATGCTAAAGATAGGGACTCTTGGAAAACATGAAGGCAACACCATTAGCACACCTAAAAATTATCAGTAAGTAtgattagccaggtgtggtgcaagcctgtagtcccggctacttgggaggctgaggcaggaggatcacttgagctcagaagtgtgacgctgcagtgagctatgatgacaccactgcactccagcccaggtgactgactgagtgagagcctgtctcttaaaaaagaaaattatgggaCGGTTTAAGCAGAGAGCAGGGCAAAGCCAGGTAGGTAAGAGAGGATCTGCCCAAGGCAGGGGCCCTCCTGGcagagggggcagggctggggcctcaGGCCGGCAGCTTCAGGACCCAGGGTCCCCAACACTCATCACCCCCCTGGCCGGTGCCCCCAGATTCACCGCGAGAACATGGCACAGGCTCTCAGCCCTGACATGCTGGCCACTGACCTCGCCTACTACCTGGTCCGCAAAGGGGTGAGTGTGAGGCAGTCAGGTGGGGGTCCAGGAGACGGGGTGTccccctggggctggggaaggtCCGGAAGGGGCAAGGGTACCTGGGGCAGACCAGAGAGCAGAGGAAGCCTGCGGCAGCACTGCGCTCCCCCCCATCCCAGATGCCATTCCGCCAGGCCCACGAGGCCTCAGGGAAAGCCGTGTTCATGGCCGAGACCAAGGGGGTCGCCCTCAACCAGCTGTCGCTGCAGGAGCTGCAGACCATCAGGTGGGGCCCCACCCTCGGCACTTTCCcgggaggggaggctgggtggCTGCCGCCCTGGCCCATCACCTCCTTTTCCTCCAGCCCCCTGTTCTCAGGCGACGTGAGCCGTGTGTGGGACTACGGGCACAGCGTGGAGCAGTACGGTGCTCTGGGGGGCACGGCGCGCTCCAGCGTCGACTGGCAGATCGGCCAGGTGCGGGCGCTGTTGCGGGCACAGCAGGCCTAGACCCTCCCCACGCCTGCTCTCAAATAAAGCGGACCTGAGAGGAGGCTGCCGCACGTTTCCTCCCCAGCCTGTCTTCCTCACTGGTGGGACCATCAGGGAGGGAAGTGGAGAAACTGGACAAGGATGGTGAGAGTGACagatggggacgggaggaggGGGCCTCCCATcagagcccctgccctgtccaggCCCCACCTCCTTGAAACCCTGTCACAGGGACCTCCTGCCTTGGGTGTCCTTGGCAGGACTGGAGGGACCTCATGGCAGAGCTAGCCCAGCCGGGCACTGTCcatctcccttccttcccagtGTCCCCTGAGATCCCCCAGCTTTCATCCTCCCCTTGCTTAGCCCACCCGTCCCTGGAACACATTACACATTACAGGGTGTCCCCTGGGCTGAGGCCTTTGCCAGAACTGCCAAAGTCACCTACCTGTGCCCTTGTAAGGGGCGTGGTGCATTGGGTGGAAAAGTCAGTCTTCTGGCTGGCGTGTGATGCCCGGCACTAGGTTGGCACTAGGTTGGCTTCGTACAAAGGGGAAGACGACTCCTCCCCCACCCTAGAGAGTGACAGACAGATAAATTCCCTTGTACCGAACATGAGGCGAAGGTGGCAGAGATGTGGGGACTGCAGAGGGCCTGTCCCATTTAGTGATCAAGGGAGGGACTATCCCACCCAGTCTGCAGAGGGCCCTGAGGCCAGGCCTGGCACGAGGTGCGTGTTCAGTAGGGCCCACGGAGACACAGAGGGCTTTTTTACGCAAATTTGATAAGGGCTGAAATTTATATTCTATTCACAACAAAGATAAGCTAAAGCCTGGGAAGAAGGGATAACTCATCCCAAGTGATTCTGGGggcaatgaaaacattttataaactaaaGAACCAAAACTTTAGCAGTGGATGCCAAATTCTAAAGGGGGTCAAAGCTGTGGTTTACAGAATCTTCCAGAgctgtggttctcaaaatgtgctTCCtgatcaccatcatcatcaacacCTGGGGATTTGCTAGAAACACAAACTTTCAGCCCCATgccccagacctactaa contains:
- the ASL gene encoding argininosuccinate lyase produces the protein MASESGKLWGGRFVGAVDPIMEKFNASIAYDRQLWEVDVQGSKAYSRGLEKAGLLTKAEMAQILQGLDKVAEEWAQGTFKLNPNDEDIHTANERRLKELIGETAGKLHTGRSRNDQVVTDLRLWMRRTCSTLSALLWELIRTMVDRAEAERDVLFPGYTHLQRAQPIRWSHWILSHAVALTRDSERLLEVQKRINVLPLGSGAIAGNPLGVDRELLRAELNFGAITLNSMDATSERDFVAEFLFWASLCMTHLSRMAEDLILYGTKEFGFVQLSDAYSTGSSLMPQKKNPDSLELIRSKAGRVFGRCAGLLMTLKGLPSTYNKDLQEDKEAVFEVSDTMSAVLQVATGVISTLQIHRENMAQALSPDMLATDLAYYLVRKGMPFRQAHEASGKAVFMAETKGVALNQLSLQELQTISPLFSGDVSRVWDYGHSVEQYGALGGTARSSVDWQIGQVRALLRAQQA